In Scylla paramamosain isolate STU-SP2022 chromosome 31, ASM3559412v1, whole genome shotgun sequence, one DNA window encodes the following:
- the LOC135116272 gene encoding uncharacterized protein LOC135116272 produces the protein MHGDLLSNGLLIYMHKLHALILDAAVSHMAVSAEHRPAVVFFTQLAVAQRGCGDGRSTQHWRGGGQRGGGGSLPRPLPPSSTRALRTGHARRGAGGGGVRAGSLGRCDRTSPVQAVPGEATAARQKEQEDILPVPQRTPRVQKPQRGQRAEEDVWLYPRRACGTIDIYGLRSQAIPPACHHTLLVFCQAVYSAYNVFYLIILLVWFCCISCESIVRGHANLPPVPRPIPKLSPEFDDGYKHPPGWAWLCWLCGVAGLICMFLALPMLEIGIIYLGICSPHSIVPGWLLGQGAISMACLAILFPIYCLPLKLGTKLLASLHLVACILAVMVVVWPPLGLLSVLAGWRERQDIILNTSGYCDPEFQLFTVVVAAILSLPLTCLLYAACLLLIAVAIVGTGILLFWGCCDEGISSDVGIVTHTHAKSCLSSAKCNGHTTRLTSWRGSGSGGEEWGYDGQSTGTLPMQNGDHL, from the exons ATGCATGGTGATCTGCTCAGCAACGGGCTGCTGATATACATGCACAAACTGCACGCCCTCATTCTCGATGCCGCTGTCAGTCACATGGCGGTCAGCGCGGAACACCGGCCGGCTGTTGTCTTCTTTACACA ACTGGCGGTGGCGCAACGTGGCTGCGGCGACGGCAGGAGCACTCAACATTGGCGTGGCGGCGGCCAgcgtggcggtggcggcagctTACCACGACCGCTGCCTCCTTCATCCACGCGTGCCCTTCGGACTGGCCATGCACG GCGCGgcgcaggtggtggcggtgttcgGGCTGGGTCTCTGGGCAGATGTGACAGAACATCTCCAGTACAGGCTGTACCGGGCGAGGCTACGGCAGCGAGacagaaagaacaagaggacaTCCTTCCTGTACCGCAGAGAACACCGCGTGTACAAAAGCCTCAGCGTGGACAACGTGCGGAGGAAGACGTTTGGCTTTATCCCCGACGAGCGTGCG GAACCATCGATATTTATGGGTTAAGAAGTCAAGCCATTCCACCAGCCTGCCACCACACACTCCTCGTCTTCTGCCAAGCTGTCTACTCTGCCTACAACGTTTTCTATCTCATCATTCTGCTG GTGTGGTTTTGCTGCATCTCGTGTGAATCCATTGTGCGGGGGCATGCTAACCTTCCCCCTGTGCCCCGCCCCATCCCAAAGCTTTCCCCAGAGTTTGATGATGGCTACAAGCACCCACCAG GCTGGGCGTGGCTGTGCTGGCTATGTGGGGTGGCTGGCCTTATCTGTATGTTCCTTGCCCTTCCTATGCTGGAGATTGGCATCATCTACCTAGGGATCTGCTCCCCACACTCTATTGTGCCTGGCTGGCTGCTGGGCCAAG GAGCAATATCAATGGCATGCCTGGCAATTCTCTTCCCCATATACTGCTTGCCCCTGAAGCTTGGCACCAAACTGCTTGCTTCCCTCCACCTTGTGGCCTGCATCCTggctgtaatggtggtggtgtggcctcCTCTAG GGCTACTGTctgtgctggctggctggagggagagacaagACATCATCCTCAACACCTCAGGCTACTGTGACCCAGAATTCCAGCTGTtcacagtggtggtggcggccattCTCAGCCTGCCCCTGACCTGCCTCCTCTATGCTGCCTGTCTCCTCCTCATTGCTGTGGCCATTGTGGGCACCGGTATTCTGCTGTTTTGGGGTTGCTGTGATGAGGGCATCAGCAGTGACGTGGGGATAGTGACACACACGCATGCCAAAAGTTGTCTATCTAGTGCAAAATGTAATGGCCACACCACCAGGCTGACCTCCTGGAGAGGAAGTGGCAGTGGGGGGGAGGAGTGGGGCTATGATGGCCAGAGCACGGGGACTCTGCCTATGCAGAATGGAGACCATCTATGA
- the LOC135116389 gene encoding thioredoxin-like protein 4A — translation MSYMLQHLHNGWQVDQAILSEEDRVVVIRFGHDWDPTCMKMDEVLYNIAEKVKNFAVIYLVDITEVPDFNKMYELYDPCTCMFFFRNKHIMIDLGTGNNNKINWALEDKQEMIDIIETVYRGARKGRGLVVSPKDYSTKYRY, via the exons ATGTCGTACATGCTACAGCACCTGCACAACGGGTGGCAGGTGGACCAGGCCATCCTGAGCGAGGAGGAcagagtggtg GTGATTCGCTTTGGCCATGACTGGGACCCAACCTGCATGAAGATGGACGAGGTTCTGTACAACATTGCTGAGAAGGTGAAGAATTTTGCCGTCATCTACCTGGTGGACATCACAGAGGTGCCGGACTTCAACAAGATGTACGAGTTGTATGACCCTTGCACCTGCATGTTCTTCTTCAGGAACAAGCACATCATGATTGATCTGGGCActggtaacaacaacaagatcaacTGGGCTCTGGAGGACAAGCAGGAGATGATTGACATAATAGAGACAGTGTATCGCGGTGCAAGAAAAGGACGAGGTCTGGTGGTGTCGCCCAAAGACTATTCCACCAAGTACAGATACTGA